From Proteiniborus sp. MB09-C3, the proteins below share one genomic window:
- a CDS encoding substrate-binding domain-containing protein: protein MKKTISAMLLLVLASTLFIGCSKSEDGFNTSKDISVISREDGSGTRGAFIELFKIEEKDSDGKKIDKTTKEATIANKTDVMLTNVSGDLYAIGYVSMGSLNDSVKALDIDNAAANVENIKNGTYKISRPFNIAIKGEATGLKKDFIDFILSADGQSVVAKSYIQINDSALAYSGTKPSGKIVVAGSSSVTPIMEKLKEAYISVNPNANIEIQQSDSTTGIQAVIDGTCDIGMASRELKDSEKASLTPIEIALDGIAVIVNTDNPLDNISSDEVKSIFTGSFTSWNEVIKETK, encoded by the coding sequence ATGAAAAAAACAATATCTGCTATGTTACTTTTAGTATTGGCTTCAACCTTATTTATAGGATGCTCTAAATCAGAAGACGGATTCAATACAAGTAAAGATATCTCAGTTATATCTAGAGAGGATGGTTCCGGAACAAGAGGAGCATTTATAGAGCTTTTTAAAATTGAAGAAAAGGATAGCGATGGAAAAAAAATAGATAAGACAACTAAGGAAGCTACTATTGCAAACAAAACTGATGTTATGTTGACTAATGTTTCAGGTGATCTTTATGCAATAGGATACGTTTCTATGGGTTCATTAAATGATAGTGTAAAAGCATTAGATATTGATAATGCTGCTGCAAATGTAGAAAATATTAAAAATGGAACCTATAAAATTTCTCGTCCATTTAATATAGCAATAAAAGGCGAGGCAACTGGACTGAAGAAAGATTTCATTGATTTCATACTGAGTGCTGATGGACAATCAGTAGTAGCTAAAAGCTACATTCAAATTAATGATAGTGCACTTGCTTATAGCGGTACTAAACCAAGCGGTAAGATTGTAGTAGCAGGTTCTTCTTCTGTAACTCCTATAATGGAGAAATTAAAAGAAGCTTATATATCTGTTAATCCCAATGCTAATATTGAAATTCAACAAAGTGACTCAACAACAGGAATTCAAGCAGTGATTGATGGAACTTGCGATATAGGTATGGCATCTCGTGAATTAAAAGATAGCGAAAAGGCAAGCTTAACACCTATTGAAATTGCATTGGATGGTATTGCTGTTATAGTCAATACTGATAATCCATTAGACAATATTTCTAGTGATGAAGTAAAGAGTATTTTTACAGGAAGTTTTACTAGCTGGAATGAAGTAATTAAAGAAACAAAATAA
- a CDS encoding N-acetylmuramoyl-L-alanine amidase → MKYSEVRKQHLQKDNKKRIGKALDFQYITVHNTANPTSTAKNERAWLDNPQNTSTTGWHIVVDEFEAIEAIPLSEVAYHAGDGANGLGNTKSIGIEICESGDYAKTEQNAVELIASILIEKDWGTDRVKPHKHWSSKQCPRIILPYWNDFIKCIDEEVKKEKSNEVSSWAKEAHTWIVKEKISDGTRPKDPITREEVWAMLHRIRIDN, encoded by the coding sequence ATGAAATATAGTGAAGTAAGAAAACAACACTTGCAAAAAGATAATAAGAAAAGAATAGGTAAAGCCTTAGATTTTCAATATATAACTGTACATAATACAGCTAATCCTACTTCTACAGCTAAGAATGAACGTGCATGGTTAGATAATCCACAAAATACTAGCACCACAGGCTGGCATATAGTAGTAGATGAGTTTGAGGCTATAGAGGCTATACCTCTTTCAGAAGTTGCATATCATGCAGGAGATGGAGCAAACGGACTAGGTAACACTAAATCTATAGGAATTGAAATTTGCGAATCAGGAGATTATGCTAAGACAGAACAGAATGCTGTAGAGCTAATAGCCTCTATACTAATAGAGAAAGACTGGGGAACAGATAGAGTAAAACCACATAAACATTGGAGTAGCAAACAATGTCCTAGAATAATCCTCCCATATTGGAATGATTTTATAAAGTGTATAGATGAAGAAGTGAAAAAAGAGAAAAGTAACGAAGTATCCTCGTGGGCCAAAGAGGCTCATACATGGATAGTAAAAGAAAAAATAAGTGATGGAACTAGACCAAAGGATCCTATAACAAGAGAAGAAGTATGGGCTATGCTACATAGAATTAGGATAGATAATTAG
- a CDS encoding phage holin family protein yields MNIESIIKTILAALGGVLSYILGGWSQLLFVLLAFVIIDYITGIIAAGIGGKLSSSVGFKGIAKKVLIFTLVAVANLIDISLGDGHIVRDATIFFYLGNELLSIIENVGRVGISVPEPIKKAVGIFKGKERKLE; encoded by the coding sequence ATGAATATCGAAAGTATAATAAAGACTATCTTAGCAGCACTGGGAGGTGTACTATCGTACATCTTAGGAGGGTGGTCTCAGTTGTTATTTGTACTATTAGCATTTGTAATTATAGATTATATAACAGGCATTATAGCTGCAGGGATAGGAGGAAAGTTATCTAGCTCAGTAGGATTTAAAGGGATAGCAAAGAAAGTATTAATATTTACTCTTGTGGCGGTAGCAAATTTAATAGACATTAGCTTAGGAGACGGACATATAGTTAGAGATGCTACTATATTTTTCTACCTTGGTAACGAGCTTTTATCAATAATAGAAAATGTAGGTAGAGTGGGTATATCTGTTCCAGAACCAATAAAAAAAGCTGTTGGGATATTCAAAGGTAAGGAGAGAAAGCTAGAATGA
- a CDS encoding CD1375 family protein has protein sequence MTFKPDSAIVRSYVILILAERMTYEQVPNLFNLRTAVQEALID, from the coding sequence ATGACATTTAAACCTGATTCAGCTATAGTTAGAAGCTATGTGATTTTAATACTAGCAGAAAGAATGACATATGAACAAGTGCCTAATCTGTTTAATTTAAGAACAGCAGTTCAAGAAGCATTAATAGACTAA
- a CDS encoding putative phage tail protein: MTLLPDYYKGNLTMEELQSILSTDINSFASSLNKTIDQCFVNTATALLSRYEKIYGIEVDVSKSDEFRRERIRAKIRGTGTVTKQMIVDVAKSYSNGEVEVIEDNENYSFRIKFVGTLGVPANMADLTLTIEEIKPAHLSFTFEYVYRTHAELSHYTHAQLSAYTHAQLREGVIS; this comes from the coding sequence ATGACTTTACTACCTGACTATTATAAGGGCAATTTGACAATGGAAGAATTGCAGAGCATTTTAAGTACTGATATAAACAGCTTTGCAAGCAGTTTAAATAAAACTATAGATCAGTGTTTTGTAAATACCGCTACTGCTTTACTAAGCAGATATGAAAAAATATATGGTATAGAAGTTGATGTAAGTAAAAGCGATGAATTTAGACGTGAGAGAATTAGAGCAAAAATTAGAGGAACCGGTACAGTAACAAAACAAATGATTGTTGATGTTGCTAAATCTTATTCCAATGGAGAGGTAGAAGTAATAGAAGATAATGAGAACTATAGTTTTAGGATAAAATTCGTAGGTACTTTAGGAGTACCAGCTAACATGGCAGACTTGACCTTAACCATTGAAGAAATTAAGCCTGCACATCTTAGTTTTACATTTGAGTACGTATATCGTACACATGCAGAACTAAGTCATTATACACATGCACAACTAAGTGCATACACACATGCTCAGCTTAGGGAAGGAGTGATAAGTTAA
- a CDS encoding baseplate J/gp47 family protein: MFENMTYENILSNMLRRVTSDVDKREGSVLYDALAPCAFQLAQTYFKLNHFIDLVSGDTAVGEYLDRVVADYGITRKPATYAARKISTTGPISIGTRWGLNDTTYIITEKISDTEYKAQCEQLGEIGNQYAGTLENIDNVNGVTAILTDIIISGIDGETDDNLRTRFYNQIQAPSTSGNADNYVQWALEVPGVGDVKVFPLWDGNGTVKVIIVDSNMEIDETLEQTVYDYIETVRPIGATVTVDSPISKEINVTADIVLDGTKLITDVITEFTKVFTAYLKEIVFETYSVSYARIGSILLSTPGVSDYSNLLVNNDTANIMILDTEMPITGTVKLTEVI; encoded by the coding sequence ATGTTTGAAAATATGACTTATGAAAATATACTAAGCAATATGCTTAGAAGAGTTACAAGTGATGTAGATAAAAGAGAGGGTTCTGTATTATATGATGCTTTAGCTCCTTGTGCTTTTCAATTAGCTCAAACCTATTTCAAGCTAAATCACTTTATTGACTTAGTTAGTGGAGATACAGCGGTAGGTGAGTACCTAGATAGGGTAGTTGCTGACTATGGAATTACAAGAAAGCCTGCAACATATGCAGCGAGAAAAATATCAACTACTGGTCCCATATCAATTGGTACTAGATGGGGATTGAATGATACAACTTATATTATCACTGAAAAGATATCAGATACAGAATACAAAGCACAATGTGAACAGTTAGGAGAGATAGGCAATCAATACGCTGGAACTCTTGAAAATATTGATAATGTCAATGGAGTAACTGCAATTCTTACAGATATAATTATTTCAGGAATAGATGGGGAGACAGATGATAATCTAAGAACAAGGTTTTATAATCAGATACAAGCTCCATCAACTTCTGGCAATGCTGATAATTATGTGCAATGGGCACTTGAAGTTCCTGGAGTGGGAGATGTTAAAGTATTTCCTTTGTGGGATGGCAATGGTACTGTAAAAGTGATTATAGTTGATAGTAATATGGAAATAGATGAAACATTAGAACAAACTGTATATGATTATATTGAGACTGTAAGACCAATAGGTGCAACAGTAACGGTAGATAGTCCTATAAGTAAAGAAATAAATGTAACAGCTGATATAGTACTGGATGGTACAAAGCTAATAACTGATGTTATAACAGAGTTTACCAAAGTATTCACAGCGTACCTTAAAGAAATTGTATTTGAAACTTACAGTGTGAGTTATGCAAGAATAGGAAGTATTTTGTTATCTACTCCAGGGGTGTCGGATTACTCAAATTTACTTGTAAATAATGATACTGCGAATATTATGATACTAGATACCGAAATGCCTATTACTGGCACTGTAAAGCTTACGGAGGTGATATAG
- a CDS encoding DUF2634 domain-containing protein produces the protein MIPKGSINTELEVTEDVETTRTYKITRNKIQGITDEIEALKQAIYKVLNTEKYEHPVYGFSYGIELESLIGKDSTYAQIELKRRIQECLLQDNRIESVDNFKFEAKGDEMICTFDVQSIYGEVEINKEVNI, from the coding sequence ATGATACCAAAAGGCTCAATTAATACAGAACTAGAAGTAACAGAAGATGTAGAAACTACTAGGACATATAAAATTACAAGGAACAAAATACAAGGCATAACTGATGAAATAGAGGCGTTAAAGCAAGCTATATATAAGGTGCTAAATACTGAAAAGTATGAGCATCCAGTATATGGCTTTTCTTATGGGATTGAACTTGAAAGCCTTATAGGTAAAGATTCTACTTATGCGCAAATAGAGCTAAAAAGAAGAATACAAGAATGCTTACTTCAAGATAACAGAATTGAAAGTGTAGATAATTTTAAATTTGAAGCTAAAGGTGATGAAATGATATGTACTTTTGATGTACAAAGTATCTATGGTGAAGTTGAGATAAATAAGGAGGTGAACATCTAA
- a CDS encoding DNA helicase — protein sequence MINEIKTIVQNYLNNAKLTSLMVGTVAADGIKISAKLTIPNELIVGNLKRTIQLGNKVRLLRNHGGQQFYILEVVVE from the coding sequence ATGATAAATGAAATAAAAACTATAGTTCAAAATTACCTTAATAATGCGAAATTAACTAGCTTAATGGTTGGTACAGTAGCGGCTGATGGTATTAAAATAAGTGCTAAATTAACTATTCCAAACGAGCTTATAGTTGGCAACCTCAAAAGAACAATACAATTAGGTAATAAGGTGAGGCTTCTAAGAAATCATGGGGGGCAGCAATTTTACATCCTGGAGGTGGTTGTTGAATGA
- a CDS encoding LysM peptidoglycan-binding domain-containing protein — MSNYAIFFDYNNRTYRLPTNPEQIKTKVVQANQKYEILKLGQILIPTHVELAEYSFECELPHEPLHYVETANGFKDADYYIDLFKKLREELKPIRFIASNGIGDDINTLVLIEDLEINEKAGEEGDKYISFGLIEYRPYGKKSVVVTTPTSKGILATVKKEEPTQQVNPKSTGSYVVQSGDSLWAIAKKYYGDGNQYPKIANANKDKIKNPSLIYPGQKLVIPV, encoded by the coding sequence ATGAGTAATTATGCTATATTTTTTGACTACAATAACAGAACATATAGGCTTCCCACTAATCCTGAACAAATTAAAACTAAAGTAGTACAAGCAAATCAAAAGTATGAGATTCTAAAACTTGGTCAAATATTAATCCCTACACATGTAGAGCTTGCAGAATATAGTTTTGAGTGTGAGCTTCCTCATGAGCCTTTACATTATGTTGAAACTGCAAATGGTTTTAAAGATGCTGATTACTATATTGATCTTTTTAAGAAATTGAGAGAAGAGCTAAAACCCATTAGGTTTATAGCTAGCAATGGAATAGGCGATGATATAAACACTCTAGTGTTAATTGAGGACTTGGAAATAAATGAAAAGGCTGGAGAAGAAGGAGATAAATATATTAGCTTTGGTTTAATTGAATATAGACCCTATGGTAAAAAGTCAGTAGTTGTTACAACTCCTACTTCAAAAGGAATATTAGCTACAGTAAAAAAAGAAGAGCCTACACAGCAGGTTAATCCTAAGAGCACTGGTTCATATGTTGTACAATCTGGAGACAGTCTATGGGCTATAGCTAAAAAATACTATGGTGATGGTAATCAATATCCTAAAATTGCAAATGCCAATAAAGATAAGATTAAGAATCCTAGCTTAATTTATCCGGGTCAAAAGTTGGTGATACCTGTATGA
- a CDS encoding tape measure protein: MATLEAMFKMFNGYISKIEKINKSFKELKKGTDFIDGFMNTNARLGSINDGLQTQAELQDKVFAAANRSRGAYVNMASAISEMGILAEDAFSSNDELIAFMELAQKSFKISDASPTEQSSALSQLTQAMSTGAFQGDGFSSILDNAPVIAEAIAKYTGLSKDELKSMSVDGLITSDIIKNAMFAMSKDINGRFEDVSITFADIWNRIKNGGLKAFRPIIEEVNKLIETEGFENFVNGLITGFNRVSQVAGFLINIISSIGSFFTNNWSIIEPLLWGIIGALVVYNATSGIAYLNTLKMLGAKMLKVAADWLEYAAIFALILVQDGLNAALAACPITWIIIAVIALIAIFYAAVAAVNKFAGTSISATGIIAGAFMVALAFVGNLFVGLWNLIADLIVNIWNGYANVAEFLANVFNDPIGSIVRLFAGMADTVLGILEGIASVIDTLFGSNLASSISGWRSGLQGIVDNLVGEAEIKVPRMDSSSMHLDRFEYGTAWDIGYSAGESFQNKFSFNNLFDGISDLGTIDNNLYDNISDLDTIDNNNPLIVEGTGNNKAVEVDMSDEDLKYLRDIAEREYINKFSAATLAPNIQVTFGDVHENADADKVAGRIRKILQEEIATAAEGVYA, translated from the coding sequence GTGGCAACTTTAGAAGCTATGTTTAAGATGTTCAATGGTTATATATCTAAGATTGAGAAGATTAACAAAAGCTTTAAAGAATTGAAAAAAGGTACGGATTTTATAGATGGGTTTATGAATACCAATGCAAGACTTGGTTCTATAAATGATGGTTTGCAGACTCAAGCTGAACTCCAAGATAAAGTATTTGCTGCTGCAAATAGGTCAAGAGGGGCCTATGTTAATATGGCTAGTGCAATATCAGAAATGGGGATATTAGCAGAAGATGCATTTAGTTCTAACGATGAACTGATAGCTTTTATGGAATTAGCACAAAAATCTTTCAAAATTAGCGATGCAAGTCCAACCGAACAATCTTCTGCCTTATCACAATTAACACAGGCAATGTCTACAGGAGCGTTTCAAGGTGACGGATTTAGCTCTATTTTGGACAATGCTCCTGTGATTGCTGAGGCAATTGCCAAATATACAGGTCTGTCTAAGGATGAATTAAAATCAATGTCAGTAGACGGACTGATAACATCAGACATAATTAAAAATGCTATGTTTGCAATGAGTAAAGATATAAACGGAAGATTTGAGGATGTGTCAATAACTTTCGCAGATATATGGAATCGAATCAAAAATGGTGGGTTAAAAGCATTTAGACCTATTATTGAAGAAGTCAATAAGTTAATTGAAACTGAAGGATTTGAAAATTTTGTTAATGGCTTAATTACTGGCTTTAACAGGGTATCACAGGTAGCAGGCTTTTTAATTAATATAATATCTAGCATAGGCTCTTTCTTTACTAATAATTGGAGTATAATAGAACCTTTACTCTGGGGTATTATAGGCGCATTGGTAGTATATAATGCGACAAGTGGCATAGCTTATTTAAACACTTTAAAAATGTTAGGAGCAAAAATGTTAAAGGTAGCAGCAGACTGGTTAGAATATGCAGCAATATTTGCATTAATCTTAGTACAGGACGGACTTAATGCAGCGCTTGCAGCATGTCCAATTACTTGGATTATAATCGCAGTTATTGCATTGATAGCGATATTTTATGCAGCAGTAGCAGCAGTAAATAAGTTTGCTGGCACAAGTATATCAGCAACAGGGATTATTGCAGGTGCATTTATGGTTGCATTAGCTTTTGTTGGAAATTTATTTGTAGGCTTATGGAACTTGATTGCTGATTTGATAGTTAATATTTGGAATGGATATGCAAATGTTGCCGAATTTCTTGCCAACGTATTTAATGATCCAATAGGTTCAATTGTAAGATTATTTGCAGGAATGGCTGATACTGTCCTTGGAATTTTAGAGGGTATTGCTTCAGTAATTGATACATTATTTGGTTCTAATTTAGCAAGCTCAATTAGCGGATGGAGAAGTGGGCTTCAGGGGATAGTAGATAATTTAGTTGGCGAAGCTGAAATAAAAGTTCCAAGAATGGATTCGTCATCCATGCATCTCGATAGATTTGAATATGGCACAGCATGGGATATTGGGTATAGTGCTGGTGAAAGTTTTCAAAATAAATTTAGTTTCAATAATCTTTTTGATGGTATTTCTGATTTAGGTACAATAGACAATAATCTTTATGATAATATTTCTGATTTAGATACAATAGATAATAATAATCCATTGATAGTAGAAGGTACAGGAAACAATAAAGCAGTTGAGGTAGATATGTCAGATGAAGATTTAAAATATTTAAGAGATATAGCAGAAAGAGAATATATAAACAAATTTAGTGCAGCAACACTAGCTCCTAATATTCAAGTAACTTTTGGTGATGTACATGAAAATGCAGATGCTGATAAGGTGGCAGGAAGAATAAGAAAGATATTGCAGGAAGAAATAGCAACGGCAGCAGAGGGGGTGTATGCTTGA
- a CDS encoding phage portal protein produces MSSLKAFLNPIEVENKEIIVSNRFMEEGKPVPFTIKPITQKENEQFIKKYTKKDKKGVETFNKTEYVQALTASAVVFPDLTNSELQKIYGLGEAECLKNMLLIGEYALLAQEVQTLSGLDYDINEDIEEVKNE; encoded by the coding sequence ATGAGTTCATTAAAAGCATTTTTAAATCCAATAGAAGTAGAAAATAAAGAGATCATAGTTTCAAATAGGTTTATGGAAGAGGGCAAACCAGTACCGTTTACTATCAAGCCGATAACACAAAAAGAAAACGAGCAGTTTATTAAGAAATATACGAAGAAAGATAAGAAGGGTGTTGAAACATTTAACAAAACTGAATATGTGCAGGCATTAACAGCAAGTGCAGTTGTATTTCCTGACCTAACGAACTCAGAATTGCAAAAAATATATGGATTGGGGGAAGCTGAATGCCTCAAAAATATGTTGCTAATTGGTGAATATGCACTATTAGCACAAGAAGTTCAAACTCTAAGTGGTCTTGATTATGATATTAATGAGGATATCGAAGAAGTAAAAAACGAATAA
- a CDS encoding phage tail tube protein → MDNYTRLSDTISSKEGKAFITIEGSNRELFEISNIKAQLDLVIQSRRMLGHRMTQHKVVGAEGTGSMTMYFMNSDMLRLAIKYIKKGYYGGLKLQIKNFDEQSTIGTQEVVLLNVLLKTIPVAVLDDQSDDPITIDTDFTFDSLEGLSYFNLPENYR, encoded by the coding sequence ATGGATAATTATACAAGATTGTCTGATACAATATCCTCTAAAGAGGGTAAAGCTTTTATTACAATAGAGGGCTCTAATAGAGAGTTGTTTGAGATTTCTAATATAAAGGCTCAACTAGACTTAGTTATTCAATCTAGAAGAATGTTAGGCCATAGAATGACACAGCACAAGGTTGTAGGAGCAGAAGGGACAGGCTCTATGACAATGTATTTCATGAATAGTGACATGCTAAGACTTGCAATTAAATATATCAAGAAGGGCTACTATGGAGGGCTAAAACTACAGATCAAGAACTTTGACGAACAATCAACCATAGGTACTCAGGAAGTTGTACTACTCAATGTCCTATTAAAGACAATTCCTGTGGCTGTTCTTGACGATCAATCAGATGATCCTATTACTATTGATACTGATTTTACCTTTGACAGCTTAGAAGGACTAAGTTATTTTAATTTACCAGAGAATTATAGATAA
- a CDS encoding phage tail sheath C-terminal domain-containing protein translates to MGGTWTSQNKILPGAYINFLTNAPLSITPGDRGIVVLLQEMSVGAKGEMYKISTTDTSKYPEGTTSTDKLLANEVLKGAKTVIIYNLGEVAHTEAEITVALNTLKTEIFNTLCYPYDDEAYESNKLAIATWIKAMRDDEGIKSQVVLANYKGDYEGVINVTHGVKFADGVILTPAQATAWVAGVTAGANINQSNTGRKYLGAIDVVPRMTKSEMETAITAGEFIFKVDTAQNVTAVYDVNSLTTVTADKGKQFAKNRVIRTIDGINNDIVEIFESSYVGKINNNGDGRSLLRATLIEYFNELQRLNAIQNFIPEDVTVNQGIDSDAVVIDCYIQPVDSVEKMYITVNLS, encoded by the coding sequence ATGGGAGGAACATGGACAAGTCAAAATAAAATCTTACCTGGTGCTTACATTAATTTTTTAACAAATGCTCCACTATCTATTACCCCAGGTGATAGAGGAATAGTGGTATTGCTTCAAGAAATGAGTGTAGGAGCAAAAGGAGAAATGTATAAGATTAGTACTACTGATACAAGTAAATATCCAGAAGGTACTACATCTACAGATAAATTGCTTGCAAATGAAGTTTTAAAAGGTGCAAAGACAGTTATTATTTATAATTTAGGCGAAGTAGCTCATACAGAAGCAGAGATTACAGTTGCATTAAATACATTGAAAACTGAAATATTTAATACTCTTTGCTACCCATATGATGATGAAGCATATGAATCTAATAAGCTTGCTATAGCTACATGGATTAAAGCTATGAGAGATGATGAGGGTATTAAATCTCAAGTGGTTTTAGCTAATTACAAAGGTGACTATGAAGGTGTTATCAATGTAACTCATGGAGTTAAATTTGCAGATGGGGTAATACTAACGCCAGCTCAAGCTACTGCATGGGTTGCCGGGGTTACAGCAGGGGCAAACATCAACCAGTCTAACACTGGAAGAAAATATTTAGGTGCTATTGATGTAGTACCTAGAATGACTAAGTCAGAAATGGAGACAGCTATTACTGCAGGAGAATTCATTTTTAAAGTTGACACAGCTCAAAATGTTACAGCAGTATATGACGTTAACTCTTTAACGACTGTTACAGCAGATAAAGGGAAACAATTTGCTAAAAATAGAGTGATTAGAACTATTGACGGAATCAATAATGATATTGTTGAGATATTTGAATCTAGTTATGTTGGTAAAATAAATAATAATGGTGATGGTAGGTCCTTATTAAGGGCAACGCTAATTGAATATTTCAATGAGTTGCAGAGATTAAATGCAATTCAAAACTTTATACCGGAAGATGTTACAGTTAATCAAGGAATAGATTCGGATGCGGTTGTTATTGATTGTTATATCCAACCAGTAGATAGTGTTGAGAAAATGTATATTACAGTTAATTTATCATAA
- a CDS encoding DUF6838 family protein, with the protein MINSIKQSIINKLLKLYPEYTIYDENVPENFEKKSFLIKLIDQKYNKRLNSKYKSIISFDVAYFSDKSTTEIKSDCLEVQLNLIRTFDLIGTYRALNKQATITDNVLHFKFDINYSEIRREEEIKMQTQQTTTNI; encoded by the coding sequence ATGATAAATAGCATTAAGCAGTCTATAATAAATAAACTGTTAAAATTATATCCAGAATATACAATCTATGATGAAAATGTTCCTGAAAATTTCGAGAAAAAATCATTTTTAATTAAACTCATAGATCAGAAGTACAATAAGCGGTTGAATAGCAAATATAAAAGCATAATTTCTTTTGATGTGGCTTATTTCAGCGATAAATCGACTACAGAGATAAAATCAGATTGCTTAGAAGTACAACTAAATTTAATTAGGACATTTGATTTGATAGGAACTTACAGAGCTTTAAATAAACAAGCTACAATAACAGACAATGTACTGCATTTTAAATTTGACATAAATTATTCAGAGATTAGGCGAGAGGAAGAAATTAAAATGCAGACACAACAAACAACAACTAATATTTAG
- a CDS encoding sigma factor-like helix-turn-helix DNA-binding protein → MKIKDKYYENIEGLLYNYNMLKINIEIADKQLEELKNEDGMTAISYDGIQTSATNKISSMTEIVAERNIAKEELIIKRKEKLLEKLNKLDRLLEELKETEQKIVSMYYIEGWQWWQIAYEVKYSERHCKRIRTEAIRKLAVGLYGEKVLEKEVM, encoded by the coding sequence ATGAAAATAAAAGACAAATATTATGAAAATATAGAAGGATTACTCTATAACTATAATATGCTTAAAATAAATATTGAAATAGCAGATAAACAGCTAGAAGAACTTAAAAATGAAGATGGAATGACAGCGATAAGCTATGATGGAATACAAACAAGTGCTACAAATAAAATTAGCAGTATGACAGAGATCGTAGCAGAGAGAAATATTGCAAAAGAAGAATTAATTATCAAGAGGAAAGAAAAGCTATTAGAGAAACTAAACAAATTAGATAGATTATTAGAAGAATTAAAAGAAACAGAGCAAAAGATAGTGAGTATGTATTACATAGAAGGATGGCAATGGTGGCAAATAGCATATGAGGTTAAATATAGTGAAAGACATTGCAAAAGAATAAGGACAGAAGCTATAAGAAAACTGGCAGTTGGATTATATGGAGAGAAAGTACTTGAGAAAGAAGTTATGTAA
- a CDS encoding helix-turn-helix transcriptional regulator: protein MKKAKVLKKLIEDTGSIKAFAEKADIPYTTLYSILERGVGKASVDNVIKICKTLGITVEEMEEMAKGEIMEKNKPATIAAHLDKVKLTEEEEKQLNDYIQFLLSRRKK from the coding sequence GTGAAAAAAGCTAAAGTATTAAAAAAGTTAATTGAAGATACAGGTAGTATTAAGGCTTTTGCAGAAAAAGCAGACATACCGTACACCACTTTATATTCAATATTGGAAAGAGGAGTGGGAAAAGCTTCTGTAGATAATGTAATCAAAATATGTAAAACCTTAGGAATAACTGTCGAGGAAATGGAAGAGATGGCAAAAGGTGAGATAATGGAAAAAAACAAGCCTGCTACTATAGCTGCTCACTTAGATAAAGTAAAGCTTACAGAAGAAGAAGAAAAACAATTGAATGATTATATTCAATTTCTATTGTCTAGAAGAAAGAAATAA